GCTACCAAAAATACAGGTTGCATTAGTAAACAGTAAAGGAAAAATTATAGATAGTACGCTCACGGATATCAAAGGAAATTACATTTTTTCTAATACCGAATGCGACCAAACATATGCATTAGTCGGCAATAAGGGAGGCTATGTATCCGATACTACTGAAATTATTACGAGTGCAGATAACGAATCTGTTGTTGAATCTGAATTGTTTTTAGCACCACTCATTGTTGATTATCAAATAATGGTTCATCCTATTTTCTTTGATTTTGACAGTGCTGATATTCGTGAAGATGCCGAATACGAACTGGAAAAAATAGTAACGGTAATGAAGCAATATCCTGAATTAGTGATAAGGATAACATCTCATACGGATGCAAGAGGCAATCATGATTATAATAAGAGGCTATCCGACAGAAGAGCGAAGTCATCCGGAGATTATATTATATCCCGCGGAATAGATGCATCGAGAATTGAAAGTACCATTGGTTTTGGTGAAAACCAATTACTCAATCATTGTAATGATGCAAATGCAAAAAAATGTACAGATGAAGAACATCAAAAAAACAGGAGATCCTATTTTTATATTGTAGAATAAATAAACAGAAGGTTTTTTAAACTTGAACTCATTTAAACTTTTTGGATGTAAGCGAACATTAGAAGTTTTTAGCAAATTGAAAAAGTTTAAATGAGTTCCTTATCAAATTACGAACTTATCACTTAAAAATGACTTTTATAAAACGCCCTTTTTTCTTTTACTTAAAAGGCAAAGATATCTTCAAATAATAATGAGTATTATAATATAAAAAGCCCATCATTTTAATTAAAAATAACGGATTATTAACAACCGTTGTCCCCTGCCATAAATTATCCTCACCGGTAAAATCAATCCAATTATTATTTGGTGAGGTATTATTTACAGCAGTTATAAAGTTTCCATGTCCAACGTAGGCACTGCTAACAGTTGTGGAAGTAACGGTACTTGTTCTACATTGGTGCCCGTCAGTAAATCTACTCTATTGATATAAACCTCCAAAACCTTCAGTATTATCCGTACTGGAAGTAGGTACTCGTGTTGCTCCTAAATTACGATCCATCCATACACGATCATCTGTACCATTTATATCTACCGCTGCTATTGAGCTACCGATACAGTAGGTAGGTGTTAATTGCATATTTACGGTATATTGATAATGTTTTAGTTCTGGACAGCAGCAGGAGCCGGAGAAGCGTCTGCAATACCCTCTTCTGTAAGCAGCCCGGACTTGGTATCCTGTCCTAATCCTGTGAGGCTTACAGTTGCGAGATCAACTAAAGAGGGCATGCTTCCTGCCGCTGGATTTGTAGAAGTTGCACGATAACTACAAGTTATTAACAAGAGTAATCATAGCCTGCACTTCCGTTTGTGTGGCAGGAGATGAAAAACTATTAGGGTTGGCATCTATGTAATCCTGATACGCTGTTTGATTCCCGGCAGTTACTCCCGTTAATGCAGGTAAAATCTGATTTAGCTGCGCAACGGTTACTACCGATTTGTGTTAAAACAGAGGTACTTAATACCGTCGCAAGACTGCCTCCCGTCGTCAGGTTTATAAAAGTAGTTGCATTGTAGAAATAAAGTCCTTTTGGATTACAATCCATACAATAGACAATCAATCCTGCTGTCGGACTTACTATAGCGCTAACCTGTGACAGGTTCATACGTGGAAGTAAAAACCCTTGAGTGGTAGAGCTGAGATCTAAAGCAGCAGAAGTGTGCGGTGTTGTTGTACCTATAGCAATACTTACTTGACCAATTATTGTAAAATTTATTGAAAGAAATAAAATAAGAAAGGTTATATTTTTTTATACATAAAATTATTTTTAGGAGGTTAAATGTTGAACTCAAATAAGTTAATCTTTTTTGTTTAAAAAACAATGTTTTTCAAAGGTAGTTATTTTTTCAATTTTTGTACATAGTTATTTGTAATTTTTAAGGTATGCATCAAAGTTTTATCGTTATTTTTCGAGGAAACTGAAAAAGCTTAAATGGATTCTAAATTTATAAATATATCTTTGTTCGAAGCTTACATAAATATGCAAAGAAATAATATGCAGGTTTTAACAGAACAAGAGTTACACAATCTTGCGATGAATATTGTTGGAAAAAAATTAGAAGATATGGGGTATGAATTTCAGGCAATCAATAGTCAATTAAAAAAACATCCTCAATTTGTGCTGTATAAAAAAGGAGAACCTACTATTTTTGTTTTGGTAAAAGCTACAAACAACATCCAAAACCCGGAAACATATGATGTTTTATGGATGGAAACATTTAAAGAGCACGCAAAAAAACAACACGCAAAAGTTTGGTTTGCAGGGGTGGGCATTGCTAATGCAGAAAGTATAGATAGTCCTGTTTTTAAAGATCAACCTTATTATGTAGCTTTTAATGATTTTATTAAGATTTTGGAATGAAAAAGTTTAAATGAGTTCAAAGTGTAAAAGTTCAACCTTTATTTGACTGAATATTAAAGAATGCTAATTTTTTATCCTTGAATTGGGGCTCAATGAATTAAAAAATTAAAAGATTTTCAATATATTTTAATGACACCTCCCAAAAGTTATGAGTTGAAAGTGGGGGTGGTAAATGAGTATTTATTATTGTCAAAAAGTTAATATTAAAGCTCGTAACTTTAAAAATATAAACTCTTAACTTTCCAACTGTATTTTTTGAGAAAAAATTTAAAATAATTTCATATATAGCATTTACGATTGTATTATTTTTTTTTGATGATTGATCGATTCTTGGTGAATTGCTTTAAAAATCCTTAAGATGAATTCCTCACTTAAATGATGGTTTTTTCCTTCCAAAACCATTTTTTCGAGAACTTCATTCCAACGCTTAGTCTGTAGAATAGCCACATTTTTAGATTTTTTTAAGATACCGATACTATCGGCTATCTGCATCCTCTTTCCTAGTATTTCTATTAACTGATGATCTGCTACATCTATCTGTGCCCGTAAGGTGTGCAATGCATTTTTATAATTTGCTTCCGTATCTGTTTCTTTTCTTATTTTCAGATCTTCCATCATCTGAATTAATGTAATAGGCGTGATTTGCTGCTTTGCATCTGACCATGCATTATCCGGATCATCATGTGTTTCAATCATCAGCCCGTCAAAATTTAAATCTAAAGCAGTTTGACAGATATCAAAAATAATATCTCTTCTTCCGGCAATATGTGAGGGATCGCAAATCAATGGTAAGTCAGGAAAACGATTTTGTAATTCAATAGGTATTTGCCAGTTAGGATTATTGCGATACCTTGTTTTTTCATATGTGGAAAAACCCCTGTGGATGGCTCCTAATTTTTGGATATTTGAAGTGTACAAGCGCTCAATAGCTCCTAGCCATAAAGGTAAGTCAGGGTTTACGGGATTTTTTACCAGTACAATTTTATCTGTTCCTTTAAGGGCATCTGCAATTTCCTGAACAATAAAAGGACTTACCGTTGTCCTTGCTCCCAACCATAAGATATCTATATCGTATTTTAAAGCCAGATCTACATGGTTTGGGTTGGCAACCTCAGTGGCAGTTAACATCCCTGTTTCTTGCTTGGCCGCCTGCATCCATTTTAACCCTAAAGCACCTACCCCTTCAAAATTGCCGGGTCTGGTTCTGGGTTTCCAGATACCTGCTCTTAATACGGTAGCATCCGAATCTTTTAGCTCTGTTGCAATTCTTACTACTTGTTCTTCCGTTTCTGCACTGCAAGGACCTGCAATTACCAACGGGTGGGATAACCCAAAACCTGAGACCCAATTTCCTAATTCTTTTGTGTTTTCCATGGTGATATTTGTTCTTAAGAGACCTTTGCCAAATCAATTTTGGCAAAGGTCTCCTTAAATTATTTAATTTCTTTTAATATTTTTTTTATATAATTGGTATTTTCCATTTCTTGAAACACTTCGTCAAATCTATCTTGTTGCATCAATACTTTAAATGATTTTAAATTGTTAATATATGCTTCTAATATCTCGATGATATTTTCTTTATTTTGTTCAAAAATAGGGGTCCACATAGCCGGCGAGCTTTTTGCCAGTCGGGCCGTAGATGCAAACCCGCTTCCGGCCAAATCAAAAATATCTCGTTCATTCTTTTCTTTTTCAATAACTGTTTTTCCCAACATAAATGAACTGATGTGCGATAAATGAGAAACGTAAGCAATGTGTTTGTCATGAGAAATGGCATCCATATAGCGAATGCTCATTCCTAATTTTTGAAAAATAGCCAGTGCTTTTTCCTGTAATTTATAAGCGGTTTTTTCAATTTCGCAAATAATATTCGTCTTATGTATATACAATCCTTCCATTGCAGCTTTTGGCCCTGAATATTCTGTTCCTGCTATAGGATGTG
This window of the Flavobacteriaceae bacterium genome carries:
- a CDS encoding Na(+)-translocating NADH-quinone reductase subunit F, whose translation is MQVLTEQELHNLAMNIVGKKLEDMGYEFQAINSQLKKHPQFVLYKKGEPTIFVLVKATNNIQNPETYDVLWMETFKEHAKKQHAKVWFAGVGIANAESIDSPVFKDQPYYVAFNDFIKILE
- a CDS encoding 3-deoxy-7-phosphoheptulonate synthase, producing the protein MENTKELGNWVSGFGLSHPLVIAGPCSAETEEQVVRIATELKDSDATVLRAGIWKPRTRPGNFEGVGALGLKWMQAAKQETGMLTATEVANPNHVDLALKYDIDILWLGARTTVSPFIVQEIADALKGTDKIVLVKNPVNPDLPLWLGAIERLYTSNIQKLGAIHRGFSTYEKTRYRNNPNWQIPIELQNRFPDLPLICDPSHIAGRRDIIFDICQTALDLNFDGLMIETHDDPDNAWSDAKQQITPITLIQMMEDLKIRKETDTEANYKNALHTLRAQIDVADHQLIEILGKRMQIADSIGILKKSKNVAILQTKRWNEVLEKMVLEGKNHHLSEEFILRIFKAIHQESINHQKKIIQS
- a CDS encoding prephenate dehydrogenase; the protein is MKVYIIGIGLIGGSFALAIQKHYKNATIYGIDNNSKHLDEASHLGIIHQKSSVEDITKADVIIVAVPVDASIRIISNILDTCSDTTLVFDVGSTKAKITKVVENHPKRRNFLATHPIAGTEYSGPKAAMEGLYIHKTNIICEIEKTAYKLQEKALAIFQKLGMSIRYMDAISHDKHIAYVSHLSHISSFMLGKTVIEKEKNERDIFDLAGSGFASTARLAKSSPAMWTPIFEQNKENIIEILEAYINNLKSFKVLMQQDRFDEVFQEMENTNYIKKILKEIK